CTGCCCGCCGCGGAAGTCCCGCTGCCCAGGCGCCGCAAGCTGCTCTTGCACCTGGGCACCGCGCAGGTGGAGGCCACGGTGGCGCTCCTGGACCTGGAGTCACTCGCGCCTGGAGAGACGGTGCTTGCGCAGCTGCGGCTGGAGTCGCCGGTGGGCGCGCTCGTGGGCCAGCGCTTCATCCTGCGAGGCTCGCGCGCGCTGCCGGGGCGGGGGGCCACGGTGGCCGGAGGGCGCGTGCTCTCCATCACGCCGCCGCGCCGGCGCAAGGGGGCGTCCTCGGTGGTGCGGCCGCTCTTGGAGGCGGACGCGGCCGGGCTGGTGGGGTGGCTCCTCAGGCAGGCGGGCTACGCGGGGCTCACGCAGACGGAGCTGTTCGGCCGCTCGGGGCTCTCGCCCAAGGTGCTCACGCGCACGCTGGAGCTGGCGGGCGCGAAGGGGCAGGTGCTGCTGGTGGACCGCGACCGGCGGCTCTACGTGGCGCAGGAGGTCTTCGAGGGCCTGCGCCAGCGCTCGCTCGCGCTGCTCGCCGCGTTCCACGAACGCGAGCCCATGCGCGAGGGCCTGTCCCGCGAGGAGCTCCGTCAGCGGCTCTCCGCCCAGCTGGACGTGCGCCTGTTCCAACGCGTGGTGCAGGCGCTGGTGGACTCCGGCGGCGTGGAGGCGGAGAAGGACCTGGTGCGCCTCAAGGGCCGGGGCCGTACGCTCACGCTGGGTGACGAGGCCGCGCGCACGCGCCTGTCCGCGGAGCTGTCCGCGGCGGGGCTCGCGCCGCCCACCGTCACGGAGCTGTCGCAGAAGCTGGGGCTTCCGCCCGCGAAGCTGCAGGAGCTGTTGAAGGTGCTGGTGTCGTCGGGCACCGGCGTGCGGGTGAGCGAGGAGCTGTGCTTCGACGCGAGCGCGCTGGAGGAGCTGCGCGGACGGCTGGTGACGTACCTGAAGGAGAAGAAGGAGATCACCACGCAGGCCTTCAAGGAGCTGGTGGGCCAGAGCCGCAAGTTCACCATCCCCCTGTCGGAGTACTTCGACCGGGAGAAGGTGACGCTGAGGGTGGGGGACAAACGGGTGCTGCGTCGCGGATGAGTTCCAAGGCCTACAACGAGCAGGAGTTGCGCGCCCTGGTGGAGCCCTTCGCCCAGCCCATGCTGGTGCTGGTGGGAGAGGGGCGCGTCTGGGTGGCCAATGCCGCCTACGCGCGGCTGTTGGGCCTGCCCGTGGAGCAGGTGGAGGGCCGCTCCTTCCTGGACTTCGTCCAGCCGGAGGACCGCAGCCGGATGGGGGACCGCTTCCACCGGCTGGCCACCGGCGCGCCGCTGGACGGACGTCCGCAGCTCTACAAGGTGCTCAGCGTCAACGGCGCGCCGGGTGAAATCCTCGCGCAGGCCAACCCCCTGCGGCTGGAGGACGGGCGCTTCGCGCTGCTGCTCAGCTGCATGGTGATGGCGGAGAGCCCCCGGGAGCTGGCGGTGGCGGAGCGGCTGGTGGACACGTCCGCGGGGCTGGTGTCCGCGCGCTCGGAGGAGGGCGTGCGGCGCGTGGCGCTGGCGGGCCTGGAGGCCGCGGGCTTCCGGGCGCGCATCCTGCGCTGGGACGGCACGCGGTGGGTGGTGCGCGACGGCGTGGCCCTGCCGGCGGATTCGCACCTGGGGCTGGAGGCGCTGTCGGACGGGCGGCCCGTGTTCGGCGGCGCGGACCAGGCGCAGCCCACGCACGCGTACCTGCCGGTGGGCGGGCCTCGGTCGGAGGTGCTGTGGGTGGCTGGTCCGTGGGTGGCGCCCCGGCACGGCTCGGTGCTGACGCTGTTCGCGAAGGTGGTGGGCGCGGCGCTCGCGGACGCCCACCTCCAGGCGGACGGCGCCCGCAGCCGCTGGGAGGTGGAGGCGGTGGCGGAGATGGCGCGCTTCGTGGCGCAGCCCGTGCCCCCGCCCCCGGAGATGTTCCTCGCGCGCGTGGCGGAGCTGCTCCAGGCCCGCGCGGTGGCGCTGCACGTCACCTCCGAACCGGGGCAGGCCCCCCGGCTCTCCGCCCACGTGGGGCTGGAGGAGGGGAGTGACGCGGATGCCGTGCGTGCCACCGGCGTGCTGCTGGCCACGTCGCTGCGGGAGGACGGGGGCGTGCTGTCCTCGGAGGCGCAGGGGCGCGCGCTGGAGACGCTGTCCCAGGGCCGCCTGGGCAGCGGGACAGCGGCGCGGCTCACCCGCGGCGGGGAGTGCGTGGGCGTGGTGCAGGCGCTGCGCGCGAAGGAGCGCCCCTTCGACGAGCGCGACGCGCGGCTTCTGGCCACGCTCGCGGAGCTGCTGGTGATGCTCCTGGAGCAGCGCCGCCTCCGCGCGGAGTCCGCGCGCCAGCTCACGGAGACGCGCCTGTTGCTGGACCTGGCGCGCACCACGTCCGGCGTGCTGGAGACGGCGAGCATCCTGGACGTCGCGTCCGACTTCCTGGTGCACCTGCTGGACGTGTCCAACTGCTTCATCCTGCTCTACGACGAACAGGCCAAGGTGCTGCGCGGCGCGGCGGCGTCGGCGGCCCATCGAGACATGTTCCGCACGGTGGTGGTGCCGCTCGACAGCGACGACCTGGCCGCGCGCGTGGCGCTGGAGCGCAAGCCCATCGCGGTGGAGGACCTGACGTCGGCGAGCACGTCCGTCAGCGCGGTGCTCATCGACCGGCTGGGGGAGAAGGCGCTCCTGGGCCTGCCGCTGACCTCGCGCGAGGAGCTCATCGGCGTGGTGCTGGTGGACGACGTGCGCGGCCCGCGCCCCTTCGGCCCGGAACTGATTGACCTGGCGGAGGCGACGTGCGGCCAGCTGGCGCTGTCCATCGCCAACGCGCGCCTCTACGAATCGCTGTGGGCCAGCTACGCGGAGCTGGCCGCCACCCGCGCGGAGATGGTGAAGCGCGAGCGCTTCGCCGCCCTGGGCGAGCTGTCCGCCATCGTCGCCCACGAGGTGCGCAACCCCCTGGGCGTCATCTTCAACGCGGTGGCCACGCTCCGGCGCATCATGAACCCCGGGGGGGACACGGCCATGCTGCTGGA
This DNA window, taken from Corallococcus coralloides DSM 2259, encodes the following:
- the selB gene encoding selenocysteine-specific translation elongation factor; protein product: MIIGTAGHIDHGKTSLVKALTGTDTDRLPEEKRRGITLELGFAHLPLPDGQVAGVVDVPGHERFVKAMAAGAGGVDLAVLVVAADEGVMPQTREHLDICRLLGVKAGVVALTKADLLEGLGDDWRALVEADLAALTAGTFLETAPVVPVSARTGQGLEQLKTALASAGASLPRRPAEGPVFLPVDRAFTIKGFGTVVTGTLLSGALAVDDAVALLPSVAGARPGPFRVRGVQVHGQPVARVDAGQRAAVNVADVQTEDVHRGMVLTRAGELPETSMLDVELTLLPAAEVPLPRRRKLLLHLGTAQVEATVALLDLESLAPGETVLAQLRLESPVGALVGQRFILRGSRALPGRGATVAGGRVLSITPPRRRKGASSVVRPLLEADAAGLVGWLLRQAGYAGLTQTELFGRSGLSPKVLTRTLELAGAKGQVLLVDRDRRLYVAQEVFEGLRQRSLALLAAFHEREPMREGLSREELRQRLSAQLDVRLFQRVVQALVDSGGVEAEKDLVRLKGRGRTLTLGDEAARTRLSAELSAAGLAPPTVTELSQKLGLPPAKLQELLKVLVSSGTGVRVSEELCFDASALEELRGRLVTYLKEKKEITTQAFKELVGQSRKFTIPLSEYFDREKVTLRVGDKRVLRRG
- a CDS encoding ATP-binding protein, translating into MSSKAYNEQELRALVEPFAQPMLVLVGEGRVWVANAAYARLLGLPVEQVEGRSFLDFVQPEDRSRMGDRFHRLATGAPLDGRPQLYKVLSVNGAPGEILAQANPLRLEDGRFALLLSCMVMAESPRELAVAERLVDTSAGLVSARSEEGVRRVALAGLEAAGFRARILRWDGTRWVVRDGVALPADSHLGLEALSDGRPVFGGADQAQPTHAYLPVGGPRSEVLWVAGPWVAPRHGSVLTLFAKVVGAALADAHLQADGARSRWEVEAVAEMARFVAQPVPPPPEMFLARVAELLQARAVALHVTSEPGQAPRLSAHVGLEEGSDADAVRATGVLLATSLREDGGVLSSEAQGRALETLSQGRLGSGTAARLTRGGECVGVVQALRAKERPFDERDARLLATLAELLVMLLEQRRLRAESARQLTETRLLLDLARTTSGVLETASILDVASDFLVHLLDVSNCFILLYDEQAKVLRGAAASAAHRDMFRTVVVPLDSDDLAARVALERKPIAVEDLTSASTSVSAVLIDRLGEKALLGLPLTSREELIGVVLVDDVRGPRPFGPELIDLAEATCGQLALSIANARLYESLWASYAELAATRAEMVKRERFAALGELSAIVAHEVRNPLGVIFNAVATLRRIMNPGGDTAMLLDIVAEESDRLNRMVADLLDFTRPRNPVLQPEDLLRVLQDAFEAARAQALTERPVYISVEVEPGLSTVPMDRRQIRQALFNVAVNAIQAMPQGGEVRVRGRRDTHGGREQLRIDVMDQGPGIPAELLHRVFEPFFTTKAQGTGLGLAVVKRILEEHRGEIAVESAPGRGTTFTFWLPLTQPQSLS